AATTGCAGGGATTTCAGACCGACTGTATCATGCTGTTGTTAAATTTCTCACAAACCGTCAACCTTTCCCCTCAAGGGGCTATATCAGGTTTGAATTTCAATGTATAAAAGGGATATAGCAGAGGGTTAAAGGTGACGCACAGCGTTAAGAGTGGGTACTGCATTTCAAGATCACAACATGGTAGTCTCTTCCGCCTTCATTCTCCTCGTTTGCGCAAAACATTGTACATTTGACTGTATTTTGTACTCATTGAGTATAGAGCATATGTGGTCCCGTGTTAATATCTTGTTTAAATCCATATGATTATACTCAGACGACCTAATAAGAGCACTAGGCGAAACGACAAAACGgtaacaataacaaaaatatataatttcagcCCATATTTTCCTTTTTAAGAGTAAAAGTAGGAAGCACTCAAGAGAATGACAATCCTTAGTACTCACCTATCACAATGCAGGCAGCAAAAAGAACCAACAGCTCCATTATCTCACTGGATTGTGGCggagaatgagggagaaaaCTTCAGGAGCACACACAGCGGCGGGACGGGCGGTGCAGCCAGACAAACAGACGACAACCTTGTGCAGAAGAGACCCACCGTGCTAGAGCACTCCGATTACAAATCCTATGTCGAAACGTAATTGATATTATCTACTGTTAGGTCGCTAAGGCTTTCGGAACATTTCAGATAATTTTGGTTGCTGCCCATTGGTACACACAACGCCCTTGCAGtgtttttctccttctctgccCGCCGTAGGTTTGCATTATCTTGGGACTGGGAGCGCGGCCGCCCCTTACTGCCCCCTACTGGTGGTCCATGGTCAGTGACATGGACAGGCCCCTTCCCCCTTAGAACCAGGGGTTCACCCTTCATTCTCCAATATTCTTATTTGTTCAATCCATCTAAATACCGATATCCAAATGATTAAGAGTTGATTTAGCAGTCATTCTGTCGACGATAATTGCATTGAACATTTATTCTTTTTGTGTTTGATATTTGATGAAttgtatacacatacaaacatgctttttacacTTTTGGGGTTTTATCTTCATGgttgaatgcacttattgtaggAGGCTTTTGATAATCGTcagctaaataaatataatgtgaTAGGTGATAGGTAGGCAGTAGGAACCCagttaaaatgtattatttaacaACCGATAATATGATATTAAAATACTAATTAAAATGTTCAATGTCGAAAATATTCAGGAACAGAGAAAATATTAGTCAGGTAGAAATGTACACGATGTAaaggtgtgtaaatgtttgATCCTGCTGCATAGTAGAGAACACAACTATCATAACAAGCTCCGCGCATGCGCAATGAAGCCAATCCGTTGAACCACTGAGCGCTGGACATCTCACATCATTAATTGGAGCAGGTAACTATCACTACGCTTTAACAACACGGACTTGTTGCAGCTTATTTGAGAACGAATCCAGTCAAATTTggttaacatttattttatttttcaggaaCGTTGCCTGATCGTTGTGGTGCTATAAAACGTGCTTGTATCCTCATGTTAGCTGCATGCATGAACGGAATGCGATGTCAGGACGGTGGGCCCTCTGGTCCGGCCATCTGCTATTTATGATGATGCCATTATTACAATGCAGCCATTATTTCCTCTGAATACTGCCTAAAATGTTGTTGCATAAAACGCGAGTCCCAGCTTTTACTGCTGGCAGCATATGGTCTTCAGCGGGGAAGGGGAAGACGCCTAATATGTTTCTCGTTGTCCTCGACCATTGTGGGGCCTTTTTTATAGGCATTACAATCCACCATGCACATCCGAGTCCTTCTGATGGCCCTTTTCGCTCTGCCGCCATTATCCTCAGGTAAGCCTATAGGCCTAATCCGTATTCCCAATTAGTGTCATTCCAGTGATTTGTGGACTCAGTTGAGTCTCATTAAGGATATATCCACATAACAAGATTCCCAAGAGAATACATAATATAAGTGTTCAGTAATATCTTTCAAATGctgtaaaaaaaactaaattctGTAATATGCATTTAGGTCTTTAATAAAATGcaaatatgtattttaaattaaattggaAGGAATTGCGAAATGAATCATTAATTCTCGATTAATGAGACTaaatgccctttttttttttctttttttttttacatcagcTAACCAGTTGGGTAAGTAGGCTTCACACTCTTTTTGGTATAAGTAATAAGACCAACCAGATATGAAGAGTCGGTTTTGTTTATCACCATCATGTCCCCCCATCCTTACAGGTGAAGAAAGCAAGACGTTGTGTCTGGGAAATGAGTTGAGTATGCGAGTATCTTCATCCTCAAATGTGGTATACACCCCAAATTCTCCGCCTGGACCAACGCGTACAATTTTTAACGAAGGCTCGGTATGTGTAATTTCTGgtgtgcatttgcacattttGATTCACAAGTTATGGCTACTTATTGTGAGGTCTTGCCAAAGGATTAAATCATGTATGATGCATGTTTAGGTGATGGATCCTCGATTTGAATGGACGACAGACAGAAATTTGCTCCTGAAAGAGGTGACCTTCGGTGACGAGGGAAACTACAACATCACGCATCCTCACGGTATACCCTTCCAGACGGTTCATCTGACTGTCTCAGGTACACCTGTCCCACCACCTCTTGTCCTAATTGCATGTCTTTTCCTTTgttgttaattcagcatttgtAAATGAATGATTACCAAGTCTCTTTAAGGCTGGTTGCATAGGGTTTGTTTTTTCACTTTGCAGGGTATAAGATAGATGCGATTATTGGAAAAAtcctaatcacgattattttggtcaatattatatttttatatatttgagtttgaaaacgtcttgtatttattcagcatttctctcagatattatttctttataactgagaactttgaaatttcacctttaaaaaattacacaaaatggtcaaaaagaatgttccaatctaaaatgatatacagatatgtatccagctgttctgccctttttttaaaacataaaaaaattatcAATTATGATCacttatgttattttattttggtgatcgtttgacgctaaaaacAAAAGGGttcgcgatcaaaattcgattaatcgcccagccctagtatgAGATGGTCTCGCCTTGGCCAGACCCAAGCCTTTTCTCGGCCTTTGCCCTCCTCCTCTAGAATGTCTACGATCCTACCAAGTGAACTATGGGGAGAACTTCCAGCACAGAATCCCAGACAGTGGCTACCTGCTCGAGTTCTCTCCCATGGGCTCCCCTCCCGAGGCCCGACCTGTGCTGTTGTGGAACCGGACGGACCCAGGAGTGAGCCAAGGAGGTCGGGGGCACATGCAGTACCACAGGGCGCTGTGGCTGGTTCGGCGGGTGACCCCTGCGGACCAGGGCCTGTACACCATGAGAAGTAAGGCCGGAAGTCTGATGTCCCACAGCCGACTCATCGTCCAAGGTCAGCAAAGCTTAGAACCCACAAAAACACCTTGAATCATTTAACGGGTGCATCTTTCTCTTTAAAACACGGCTCATGCTTGTCATTTTATTCCTTCCTGTTTTTTTCTCCTCACACCCCATCGCATTTGTCATCccttctctaccccccccccccccccccccccatgcctcactttcccttttttcttcctcctcctcctccctgattcTTGACGCACATCGACGCGCAGGCCACACCTCCAACGTCACCCGCTTCACCAAAGAGTTTGTTAACCTTCCCCTGTTTGTCCCAGCGCATAACGCCACACTTACCTTTACCCCCACCCGGTCCCCCGACGACCCCCGGCCCCACAGGGACCCGGTGCAGCTGGTGCGCCACGGCCTGGTGGTGGGCATCGACGCCGACTTCCAGAACCGCGTGTCGGTGTACGGGTCGGACGACGAGGTGGTCATCACAGGGCTGAGCCCCAAGCACACCGGGGTGTATGACATCAGAGATCGAGAAGGCAACCTGGTGTCCTCCACCAGTTTGTATGTGATTGGTGAGTACCCACCCCAAACACTGTCAAGCACTGAGGAAACAACTGGCCAGTGGCTCACCACAGCAGCAGGCTGAGAGGCACCGCGGGAACAGCTTTGCGGTGCGACCAAGCCAGCTTGAGGTTTGAGTGTGGCAAGAGCTGTgaacaaaagcaaacaaacGCATTTCACATGAAAAAACACGTCCAAGTAGGCAGAGTGGAAAACTGTGCTCCTAGTACGAAACAAGTCTTCTGAAGGTCGAGACAAGTGACGATGGTGCTGAAGAACTGTTGGTCTGGTGGCGTCCGTCCGTGCATGCTTGGTTCACATCGCTCATCCCTCTGTTCTGTCTTTCACCACCAGAGAAAATGACGAAGCTGCGTGCGATAATGAAGTCCTTCGTCATCCCTACTGGGATGATCCTTCTGCTGGCCAGTCTCTTCCTGTCAATCAAGCATTACCCCAACTGTTGGCTGTCAAAGGTCATTAACTGCCTGATCGGTAAAAACAGCTCTCCCTCCAACCCCCCAAGGATCAATGTCCAGGTGAGGCCCCGTCTTCAGTCCGCGTCTAGGACCGGTTGTTTAGCGCCTGTTTGCCTGCACAGGGCAGTCTCTTATGGTCTCTCTATCGGCGGTTGCCTGCAGGATTACAGCCCTGACGTCCATCAGCCCTTGGGATCGTACACCCAGCCACAGCAGGCTGGGACCCCAAGGAAGTGGAGCCCCCAAGCCAGCCCTGCTCTTACGGTACCCAGAGCGCTAAAGCACTGTCTGTAGGCCGGCCCCTGGGGTGATGGCGTGTTTCACCAGTACTGCTGTGATTCAGATTGAAGAAATGTGGATTATATTTAGGTCAAGAATAGCCTAACCTAAATATACAGTACCACTAATTGTGGTATTTTAATATTGTTTAACAGTTTTGCAATATTGTTCGCAAAATGATTGTTGCAGGAAGGTTTTTGTATGTGCTTGTACAGTATGAATTGTGAATGCAAACCTTTTATGAGATAAATGGTACTTTTTGAAGCAGTGTTGATCACAATTAAACTAAGGTATTAATGGTCATTATAAATGTGTAACCACGAAATTGAAATCCAACGTGTTGGATATTTAGACAGACTCCTGTATCTCAATGGGCAACTTTATTAGAAGAATCatgtgttgttggtgtgtgccCGGTTCCAGAATCGTACTCCACTAGCAGTGGCCGTTGCAACCCCGTTGTATCCAAGCAACGGCAGAGGAGATAACCAGGGGGGGACCGGCTTCCCGGGACACACGGCCTCTCACCCTGCTCCAACCAGCATCGGAGTAAGAACACAACtccattgttttgtgtgtttattttagcATACTAATATGTAACCTGCCGGCTCTTCACTTGTGCATACATTGTCACTTCCATGTTATGATTGATTGACTTTACCGATCTATCTGCAAATCCATAGCATTTAACCCCATTCCACTCATGTTGAATGGGGCCAACTGcctaattataaataaaaccaacaaTATTATTCCATCCTTGCAGGCCTCCTTTGCTTCAGAGCGAAATAACTCCTTCTCGGTGCTTTGGGCGTCGGACTGCCTCCACTCCTCTGAAGACTGTGTTCAGTTCCAGAGCAAGAGGGACAAGGACAGGGGAGGCAAAGGGAAGGCAGACTTCTCTGCGCTCCCGCTGGACCGGGACAATACCGCAGACTCCACTGTTTACACCTCAGACAAGCTGAACTTCCTCTAGGGAAGCATCAGGGAAGAAGGCCATTCGCGAGGAGCATGATGCACCTATACGCTCTTCTAGAATGCTCCGAGTTCCACGTGCTGTTACGGTCGACGGCTAATTGTGCCTTTTGAAATCCTTCAAACTTTAAACATTTCCAGTTTCCTTTTTCTGATTAATTTTGTTTAATGGTCTGCTTTCAGCTGCTCAGGTTGTTAACATAAAGGGACTATTGATAATGGTACACTTTTCTTTTTGATTTAGTCCGCTATAGCAAAACCTCTCCGGTCTACCTCACTGCCCTCTGCTCCAACGTGAATGGTTGGAGCTTTGCTTACTGttttgtctgtgttgtgtgtgctgaCAAATTGTATTACTTTTGTACTTGTGCTAGTATAGATGACTGAAAACTTGTACAAATAAACACCCCAGAAAATGCCCCCAAAGAAACTTTTGTAAAGATGTAGCTAATATGAAaccgtttgtatttatttatttttaccctTCAAAAACGTTTTGTTTGTGCAATATTTGCATATATCATACATGTATTAATGGACTGTCTACCTAACATTATAACACAATCCTTGActaaagaatttcattgccaacgactgctctgtaattgttgtgcatatgacaataaaaccatcttgaatcttTAATCTTGTTTAACATTCTGTTATGAAACACCATTACTCTTAAAAGCTTCATCACAATGCTCAAGCAAGTCAGacctttaaataaaacattaaatattgAATGCTAATGTTTTGACCATGTGCCTTCTTGATCCTGCCCCTCTGCTGGTCTACAATGCAGTCTTCACAAACCTTGTCTCATCGACGCTAGGTGGCGTTAGAGCAACCTCATACGCTACACGTCGCACCCGAAGAACACTCGACCACCATAGTTATCCCAGCATGCAGTGGGTTTTGTAGCGGCAATGAAAAGACAGCGTGCTACTTCTAACTTCTGCACAACAAAGTAGTTAATAGTTAGAATAAACACCAATATACACACAAAGCATATATTTCTAGGAACGGGctacacatttacatttggaAGATGTCTTTGGTTTGCGCAAGTAAGTGGAAGCATTGATTATGTTCATTCAATGTAGCTTCGGGGAAGCTAACATGCTAATTCGGCTAGGTCAGCCGCCACGCATTAGAGTGATGCTCGTAGAGTCGAGCTCTTATGATTATTAACACTCTGCTGCCGCTCCGCAGTCTCAAACGAGGTCCCGGAGCACCCCTGCGTCTCCCCCGTGTCGAACCAGGTGTTCGAGCGGAGGCTGATCGAGAAATACATCGCAGAGAATGGGACCGACCCGATGAATGGGCAACCCCTCTCGGAGGAGCAGCTCATAGATATCAAAGGTAAGGCGCGAGATGACACGTCTGCCTCACGTTGAGTGGTGGCGGTGCACGTTCTTAACGGTTTAAGGCTGATCATTGGATGGTATTGCACAACTTACGTCAACTCATTTTTTGTACCAAAAGTATCGCACCCTATCCGGCCGAAGGCGCCATCATCAACAAGTATCCCTGCCATTCTCAAGTCCCTCCAGGATGAGTGGGTGAGTGGAAGTCCTGTGTTGGTTTCGACGTTGTCTATTTTCCATCGAGGCCTGCATTTCCTGGTTCTAACCCATTTCTCCGTGACACCCGACCCGTCGCTCCATCCCAGGACGCTGTGATGCTGCACAGTTTCACCCTGAGGCAGCAGCTGCAGACCACCAGACAGGAGCTGTCCCACGCTCTGTACCAGCATGACGCCGCCTGCAGAGTCATCGCTCGCCTCACCAAGGAGGTCACCGCCGCTCGAGAGGGTACGGGGATTCTGATGTTCTTCAGCACCATCGTCACTTGTCTCAAACAGACTGCTTCTCGAGACTGTTGTTTCGTACTCGGAACAGTTCACTCTGCCTACTtggatgtttttttcatgtggaatgtgtttgttttatttgttcacaGCTCTGGCCACGCTCAAACCTCAAGCTGGATTGGTCGCGCCACAAGCTGTTCCCGCCTCTCAGCCTGCTGCTGTGGTGAGTTAGTGGCCGGTTGCTTCCCCAGTGATGGACAAACCAGTCAGTATGcttgtggttttgttttgtgtcttaCTGTACTCCTGTCCCACAGGGGGCCGGTGGAGAGCCTATGGAGATCAGTGAACAGGTCGGAATGACCCCCGAGATCATCCAGAAGGTGAGCGTCATCAACATGAATGTCTGAAATGAG
The DNA window shown above is from Gadus chalcogrammus isolate NIFS_2021 chromosome 10, NIFS_Gcha_1.0, whole genome shotgun sequence and carries:
- the LOC130390632 gene encoding uncharacterized protein LOC130390632, with amino-acid sequence MHIRVLLMALFALPPLSSANQLGEESKTLCLGNELSMRVSSSSNVVYTPNSPPGPTRTIFNEGSVMDPRFEWTTDRNLLLKEVTFGDEGNYNITHPHGIPFQTVHLTVSECLRSYQVNYGENFQHRIPDSGYLLEFSPMGSPPEARPVLLWNRTDPGVSQGGRGHMQYHRALWLVRRVTPADQGLYTMRSKAGSLMSHSRLIVQGHTSNVTRFTKEFVNLPLFVPAHNATLTFTPTRSPDDPRPHRDPVQLVRHGLVVGIDADFQNRVSVYGSDDEVVITGLSPKHTGVYDIRDREGNLVSSTSLYVIEKMTKLRAIMKSFVIPTGMILLLASLFLSIKHYPNCWLSKVINCLIGKNSSPSNPPRINVQDYSPDVHQPLGSYTQPQQAGTPRKWSPQASPALTNRTPLAVAVATPLYPSNGRGDNQGGTGFPGHTASHPAPTSIGASFASERNNSFSVLWASDCLHSSEDCVQFQSKRDKDRGGKGKADFSALPLDRDNTADSTVYTSDKLNFL